One Gopherus evgoodei ecotype Sinaloan lineage chromosome 1, rGopEvg1_v1.p, whole genome shotgun sequence genomic window, AGCAACTAGTAGGCTAGCTAGTAGCAAAAGTGTGATAGAATGGGTTCTTACAGCAGGCCAGGTCAAAGTACTTAAAGATGTATCAAAACCTGCTCAGAGTTGGCGTTTGCTATCTAAACACAAATGCCATAACTAGTAGACAATTCTGATGACTTCATGAAAGGCTTAACGTGGACATCTAGTTCCATTAAAGTTCAACTGTGCTAATAGCTCAGTGTTTCTAAAATTCCAGCTTCTAGATCATAACAGTTGAGATGTAAATTCATAATTTACAGTATCTCCAAATTTAATTTAGAAACTGGCATACTGACCTGGGCAATAGCTCATCAAGTCAGTATCCAGTATTAGATACTACTTTGCAGTGTTTTACACCTTCTGGATAACTGGGAAGTATTATGACATGGAGGAAACTTAACATCATGCAGTCATTAACTAAATACAAGGGTCAAGTAGGCCTATTTTTATTATGCAAAATTCCCTTAAAATAGCAGCTTCTCAGCATGGAAAACACCATTAATCAAACCAGTTCAGTGTTGATGTGGtgatcttttaaatcaagataagGTGAGGGTGGATTTTAAAGATATGTGCATGTGTCTGGGGCTGCAGTCATTATGGATTCTGGCAAAACCTAGGTGTATTTAGTTGCAAATGATTATTTGTGTATTTATCATGTATTCAGTTATCTCCCTGCTCTCCTCCCTTCTTAGAACAATGTGCCCTTGTAGGgaggcatggaggaacattcaggggatatggcagggggctgggaaggagggccaccCAGCCCCATTCTGCTCTTGGCTCCTAGCTCTGACCATAGCTGTGGCCACAGCCTTGGCCTCCTTACCCCTGTTCACCcctccgctcccctccccaggagctgcagccaCACTCCTGGCCATGGTTCCCAACTGCTTctcaagggggggggggagacaagggcaaggggtgggggtgacatgaaaagtttggggaccactgatttagagGGTAAATAGGAGCACAAGACTGACCTACTATATAACTGTTCCTTCTAGCACACCATCTCCTCACCGACCTACAACAAGTCCAAATACTTCAAAGTTTGCTCAGAAATTTGGAGGTGCAGAGAAATGCTCTCGATGTGGTGATTCTGTTTATGCTGCTGAGAAAGTAATAGGAGCTGGAAAGGTAAAGTAGGATTTCGATAAAGTTCTTTGCTAAATAGCCTGTGGGGAACAGGGGGAGATGCAATCAAAGCAAGGGTTGGCTCAAAACAGAACTGTTTTGAGCATATTTAGGCAGAAAGAGTCAGGTAGGCCAATTGTGATGCAAAATTTCCTTAGTATAGCAGCTTCCCAGCATGGAAAACACCATTTAATCAAACTGGTTCAGTGTCATTTAAACCAAGATAGAGGtgagtgagatttttaaagagaaatgcaTGTGGCTGTGGTTAGGGCTGCAGTCATGTTAGATTCTGGCAAAACTTAGATGTATTTAGTGTTCTACCTAAAGCATATTATTTCTTTGCTAACTTGCATCTGAAACAATCTGTTAAAAGAGCTGGTCTCTATCACCAGTCATCTCATTTCATTATCTAAGTGAGAAACCAAAAACTCCCCAAGTAGGATCCTTGTCTGCTTTAGGCTTCAGGAGTCTGTACCTATCTCTATTGAAATGTTACTTTCAAGAGTCTCTCGTACCTAATGTGTCCAGTAAATACAATGACTTGTACTCTTTGCTTCTCTTAGCCTTGGCACAAAAACTGTTTCCGATGTGCTAAGTGTGGGAAGAGTCTAGAATCCACAACCCTGACAGAGAAAGAAGGTGAAATTTATTGTAAAGGTAAGGAAGTAATATGCATGAACCCAGCTGCTTACAGTTCAGAGTAACATGCTCTAAACGGCAGAGATGTTCAGTTCAGATCTGGAGTCACTCTGGGCTGGGAATCCTGTGCTGACATCTGATAAGGATTCCTTCATTTTGATAGGGTTGGGACACTTAGCACTGCAGTATGGCTCAATTCTGCAGCTGTGCAATATTACTTAATGATGCTGTTCTGTTTGAGGCATAGTTAAAGGCTTTATTCTCCAGCATCCTTCCATGAATATTGCTTTAGAGCACATGGACTGCTGAGCAGTCCTGAGCAATAGAAGTCAAGTAACTTGCAGGCATCCAAACATGTCTTTCTGAAAACGTgtggctttttttccctttcaggcTGCTATGCAAAGAACTTTGGCCCCAAAGGATTTGGATatggccagggagcaggggccctTGTTCATGCTCAGTGAAGGAGTAACATCCAAGGTTGATCATGATTCACTGAGACGCCTTCTCTGCAGCAAGGCACAGCTTAAGTGTTACTAGTTACTGTGAAACTGACACTAGTGTACTATAATATTGCTTAGATCGAGCTTTTAACAAATACTAAAGCACTACATATTTCTCAATTTTCTCATGCACCACATGTTAATGAACACTATATTAGCACTGTCATTCCACTTCAATAAAGCTTTGCATATTGtgactttgtttttgtttagctTATCTTTTAAATTATCAGGTGTAAACTGCTTCCTCTCTGCCTCACCAGTATAAAGAGCTTGAGCGCAGTGCTGGATTAAGGCACTTGGACCTAGCTCCCCAGCACCTGGAGCCATGTGTTTACACCAGTTTCTACTTAACCCAAAAGGCTTCTAGCCCTTGTGattaggggagggaggagagcctGAAACAGGTGTGAGTTGCCCTATGTATGCCAATAGGGATGTTAATTCAGAGACCTGAATAGGAGCACCCTTGGCAGCAACATCTTAGCAGAGGACACTGGCATGAGAACTTATCCCACAACTAGAATGcatctgcgtgtgtgtgtgtaggggtatTACTAGGTATTCCAGAtggggacagagctgggaggAGCATTGTGAGTGCTTAGAGCCTTGGGTTTGCCTTAATTTAGTCATGTTTCTGTCTACTTTACTGCCCACTGTAGAAATATTAGGTGAAATCCtgtctcctttgaagtcaatgacagaacACCAGGTAAGGTCAGTGGTTCAGGATTTCACCAATAGGGTGTACAGTGCTAGACCTGAAGGATTCCTGGAGAACTAGTGACACTACATCAGAACTAAAAACCTCAAGAAGTGACCATTTTCCTCTGCCAAAGTTCTAAAAACAAACTCCAGACCCCTTAAACAATGTTACAAACTTGTCACTGATTTCCTGAGCTGAAAGCATAGGTCTCCACAGTTTGAGCTCAAGAGCCAGGCTGTTAGATTGATAGCCTCCATGGCTCAAGCACGGAAAGGGGGACAGCCCACACCTACTAGTAGGATACATAAGCACCTCTGTCCACCCCAACTGTGGGTTGACCAGCCCCCTTTCCAAACTTACTCTTTGatcaaaaaaaaaagggtgggggcaCAGAAGGACCATCTTTCCCTAAAGTAAAAATGAGTAaatttcctgctcctcccccccctccatgCAGGAGCGGGGAAGAGAACCATCAAGGCTTCCTTTATACATCCAAATAAACTCAGCTTCTCACTTAAAGGTGATTGAAAGATCTACATTTACAGGAAGATGCTAGTCTCCAAGTAAAGTAACTTAAAACACTTGACctcaaactttaaggtcagaagggaccattatgatcatctagtctgacctcttgcgcaatgcaggccacaaactttcacccacccactcctgtaacaaacccctaacctatgtctgagttattgaaggcctcagattgtggtttgaagacctcaaggggcagggaatcctccagcaagtgacccatgccccataggaaggtgaaaaacctccagggctgctgccaatctgccctggaggaaaattcctttctgaccccaaatatggtgatcagttaaaccctgagcatgtgggcaagactcaccagccagcacccaggaaagaattctctgtagtaactcagatcccatcccatctaatatctcatcacagaccactgggcatacttacctgcagataatccaagatcaattgccaaaattaggctatcccattataccacccccctccacaaacttatcaagcttagtcttaaagccagatatgtctcttgcccccactactccccttggaaggctgttccagaacttcactcttctaatggttagaaaccttcatctaacttcaagtctaaacttcctagggtccagtttatatccatttgtttttgtgtccacattgatactaagcttaaataattcctctccctccctgatattaatccctctgatatatttataaagagcaatcatatcccccctcaaccttcttttggttaggctaaacaagccaagctctttgagtctcctttcataagacaggttttccattcctcagatcaccCTAGTAGtcagtctctgaacctgttccagtttgatgcAGGCATGGTAGTTTTTCCTTCTGAACTTaatccttttttgggggggaaagagaCCCATCTCCTGGCACTTGGGGGTGGGCTCAAGAGAAACCAGAGGAGCCTAATTTATCATCCAAGCAAAAGCCCATATTGATCCCAGTCTTTGTGCATAGGTTAGGTTTGTGTGCAATGTTACagtcctggatttttttttaaagtatttactcTAGTCAAAGGCTTTTTCCTTTGATAGAGAAcatctgggggaaggggcagttgtGACCCAGCATGGTGCTAGCTAGCGCTTCCTCCACTAGTTTTGACATAACTACCATCTCCAAAGCAGTGAGATTACACCAAGGTATCAGCATAAATAGAGTAGTTCAAGCTGCTTGCTATTATcaaattgaaaatatttctgtaaGGCAGTGAAAGGGACAGTTGTGACTTAGTGTTGGCAGCAGTTACTTCAGTACTATAGTGTGTATGGGGGGGAAGAAAGCAAGGCTGCCTGTCTCTTCTGCAGGAGTAATGAAAGCTAAAACCCCCAGCTACTTGCACAAACTAACACTTCAAGTTCAAACAAATTGCTGTTAGCAGTCTTGTTCTAATGCTTGAAAAACAGATACTGGGTTAATAGAAATGGCCTAGACTTGAATTGACCAAGTGGGAAGGTAAGCCTTTCAAACAACAATCCCTTCCTTAACTGCCTCAtcaccattttttatttattattgttaatgTATGTAGTCCTTGAAATCCTGCAGCTCTGTAATCAACTATTACAACCCCCAAGGTTGCAGAGGAGGGCTAGTTCTGTAGAATGGGGAAGAAGGTAACAAGCATTAATGCTGGACCTTCTTAAAAGTATAGAGAAGATAGGCAGGCATGTTGTTTGTGCAGACATCCAAAACACTGAATGCCCTCGGCTGCTACTGACAGTCTTAAAAGGGCATCACTCAATCACATCTTATCAAGGACTTTTCACCAATCTCTACATGTAATGACCACTAATCTTTTCAGTCTTACACACTACTGTTGTCCCTTACTTTAGAGTCTGGGGTACCTATGGTAAAGTGGCTCCCACTCCTGCTGTGTGAAAACATTATGTGATTAAAGCCATTTCTTCAAGTCCATGTGCACATTGCTGTTTCTAGCTACCTATATGTAGCCAAGTAGTTAGTTCATCTAGTGAGACCACCTgctcattgcaggccacagaacatcaCCCACCTCCTCCTGTATTAGACCTCCTAACCagtgactgagttactgaagtcctcaactccTGATTAAAAGATGTCACATTACAGGGAATCCACAatttacactagttcaaaccagcacATGACCTATGTCCCACCCTGCCAAAGAAGGTGTCATACTCATatggggtctgtcctgggggcAAATTCCCTCATAACCTTACCCCTTCCAAAAATCaatgagcatgtaggcaagatcCAGCAGCCACACAGCTGGAAAAGAAGCCTGTACTAATGCTTCTTTGTCCTTTTTCTTATTGGAAAATGGTCTCTGGTTTGCTGAGCCCTCTGCGTAAGGAACAGTAACACCAGGAGTGGGGTCTCAGCATGTCTGTTAACAAAGAAAAGTGTTTTCAACACAGAACTGCACCGTTTAACACTACGTGCTGGTTCTACACTGGGCCTTCCACAGTGACTTGTACATAAACTGAAACACACACCAGCCCTAGGGGAAACCTCTGATGTCAGGCCGGCTTTCAGACCAAGGTTTAGTTATTAACTGCTTGGGTGAAGCCAGCAGAGGACTCATGATTTGGAATTTTTAAAGAGGCTTACAAAGCCCCTGACTAGTGGTTATTTTTTAATACTATCACTATTCTTTCCTAGGGACTGCTGTAGTTCAAAAAGAACCATAGCTAAGCAAGAGTGTTTAACATCAAGGCTAGCCAATGCCAACACCTCCTCCCTGGCAAGCTCCAACAACAGGAGCTAGGCTCCTACACTGAGTAGGGGCATACTGCTGACAGTTCCACTGGGCTCATCTGACCATTTCACATGAAGTAATATGCAAGGAATGCATATGACTCAAAACTCTCAAGGAGCAAACTGAtgcctgggccaaattctcctcttctAGGCCCTGTTCAGCCAGCACACAATAGATGACTAATCCATAGCTGAGGACAGGCTGTTTAGGAGCAAGCCCACAGCTCTGTAGTACAGCTCTGTAGTACACCCCTGCCACAAGTACATCTTGAGCCCGAGCATGGTCATTTCTATTAAGCACACACCTCTTTATCCTGGCCATGCAACCAGCAGCAGAATTTAATTTGACAATTTCTAGATTGGCCTGAATAGCAATCAAAGGTAGTTGGCATAAGATGCACAGTGGTCATGGCTTGTTTTCAGAAATAAATTATTCAGACCCCCAAGTCCAGGCATCAGTGCCAGATGGAAGCATAAAGTAGATTCATAAAGCtaggttaaagcagcaaagagtcctgtcgcaccttatagactaacagacgtattggagcatgagctttcatgggtgaatacccacccatatctgacgaagtgggtattcacccacgaaagctcatgctccaatacgtctgttagtctaaaaggtgccacaggactctttgctgcttttacagatccagactaacacggctacccctctgatactagagctagcttgtttttttctcttcacccatctttttttttaaagctagccACAACAGGACTCATGGGTTTGTTGCCCTCGGACCCAGCCATATTCATCTCCCCATTGAGAGTGAGTAGGGTGAGGAGAAACAGCATTTACAAGCTAGAATGTAGGAGGTAGTTCTATAGCAGCTCAAAGCAAAGGTCAACCTCTGACCACAGCCCAGCTGAAAGTGCTCTAAGAAAAATGGACAATCATGGAGTAACGTGCCAACTGAGGCAAAGTTTCCTCCTACTATAAGGCAGGTAGTGGGTGGTTTATGTAGGAGAATTCACATTCCCTCTAATGCTTAGTCACTGAAAATAGAGCTGTGGATGATGCTGTTTAGCAGTGTCTAACCCTTTTGAATCTTGCTTAGCTCATGGCCTCAATAAGAGCTGGTAGCAGTACCATAAATTATGCATTCTGTGTACCCCTTTCTAAATTATTGACAATTTCACTGGGTGTAGCCCAGCTCTAGCACTGTAAGAAATAGGACATGGGTGCTGCTATTGTTACATATTGCTAAGCTGTCACCTCTCCCTGAAATATTAGTGCTAATTTTTCCATGGCACCAGTCAGTTTCCTTACCTTTTCTAGCTCTACTATTTATGCACCTACTTCACACTGATTACAAGGGGAGGTAGGTGCCCACATTTCTTGTGGCTCTGGTCCCCTGTACCTAATGCTTCCAATGACATTGATAAATTGAATTCAGTGATGTTCACGCTCATGTGGAAGTATAATCTAGTctaacaaatcaaaatattctgacAGTTGCACAAAAGCATGTTTCATTTGAGACTCAGAGAGCTACTGTAATGGACAGTATGAAGTTATGGGGTGCAGTCTTCAAATCAGAAAAGAATTTAAAAGTTAATCTTACCACCTCATGAATTCCTTTAATACAGAACTCGAAACCTACAATGAATTGTGTGTGCACATATGCTATTTCCACACCTGTTGAATTTTTTGAGATTTCCTATATTAGTCCACATGCTTGGGCATAATTCCACCATCCCAGAAGATGGCAACAGCACCTTTCAATTTTATGACACAAGCCTCTTATATATCTCAGGCTGGCTCAGTTGAAATGCCAAAAGCAATTCAGGAAAAATTGTCTACAAAACAGAACTCACTCCCTGCCTGAAATCAAAACTGCTAATCTGAAAAACTGGGCTATATGACTGGTATAGGGGACCCCGAGGAAAAACTTAACAggtcagaaacattctcccttcTTTCTTCAACTTTCTGCACCAGCTCCACATGCAGCTTCTGTAATGCCAGTATTGCCAATCGTGAATGTAAACAGCAAGGCAGAATCCAACCAATGATACTCGTAAATGTATGTCAAGGGTTGCCTGCAAGTtgcctgaaagagagagaaaaagcattGTGACCAGACCATGGTCCCATCCTGGGCTGTACCCAAGATGCACAGTCCTTTGGGAGACAGGTCCTTTACACCCCCAATCCTGGGACAGGCCAAGCACCAACCTGGTCCTCAACATACAAGTGGACAGCTTTAGGGTTGCTCTTACTTAACCCCTGGCTGCCAGTTCCCACAAGGAGCCAACCCAAAAGCTGGGGAGTGCGAGGGCATGTTAGTACCCCTTTCCCCAGCTACACTAAAAGCTACTTGAAGTGGGGTTGGCGATCCTACTTTAGCTGGTCAATCTGCATTATGGCTGCTTTGTGCTACTAGAGTTACATGAAGCAGCTTTAGTATGACCGAGGATATGGGTTAACTAGGGCATCATTCTCAGTTTCCCAAGGTACATGAACAACTTGGGAAATTCACCTCATTAGCAGACTTAAGTGAGATAGATTTGGCAGGCTGAATGGTAAGCACCCTTGCACTATAAAATAGCCCCATTGAGCGGAAAACCCATGAAGCTGCCTTGCCaggaatgtatttatttaaacatgAACTTGACTGAGAACGCATTAGTATGGTTCCTAGGTTGGATTAATTCTTGCTCTCCACATAATCTGTATTCCAGAGTGCACGAGTACATAGACTACATTTATTAACAGTACATTCATTCTTTACCCCCATACATGGAGTGAAGCCCTTCACCTTCTCAAGTGCATGCTGAAATGCTGACGCTGCAAAGGAGTCAAAACAATATACTTAAACCTATAAGATATAGACTAAACAGAGCCTAGTTCAAACATTCCTTATCAACTGCTTTTCATTATTTGTTGTAGCTACAGTAAGTAGACACAAATACTCACAGACAACAGCATCAGCAAAATGAGGGGATGCTTGGTCTATAGCTGCAGTTTGGCGTATTGTGCATTGTTCATTTCACCATAAATAAAACTACTTAAGTCTTGGAAAGGAAATCAGAAGTGATTTACATCACTAAAATTGGGGGTTTTCTTGACATGCCTTATGGCAAGTCACAATGATTAGTCATGGCTCCATTTTGCTCCTAATCCTCAGGGCATTGTGTTATTTAAACCACAGAAAAGCAAGGAAGCAAACTATAACCGTAATGATCGAAATTATGCCTCTCAATATAATACAGTTAGACTACCATTGAAGTGACTTCATCCCTCTTTCACAGTTATTCCAAACGTTTCAGCAGCAACAAAATCTCTTCATGAAAATCTGCTCTGCCACCCCATCTTACATCCGGAGTAATCCCGTTTACTTCAGcggagttactttggatttatactggtgtaaattaaGAAGAATTTAGACTCAAGAGCAGTTATTAACATGACATTGGTTTGTGGTCTAAAAGGCTCTTAACAGTATTTAGGAGTTTGGGTGGCATAATTACAGGACAAGAGTTAAAGTAATTTAATTCCAAGAACTAAATTCAGCCTGGTGTTAGGAAGTCTCTAGGGCAGGcttgcacaactcgtaaagcagtgagggccatattactccaaagaaaacagttgAGGGCCGAGCCCCgctccccagtgctgcccagcccccccccaaagcaccccccacaccccagcaccGCCTGGCCCCACAGAAacaactcctcccccccagcactgcccagcccatggaaacaaaccctccttcccagcGCCGTCCCGCCGAAACAGCcatattgaaccttggtaatatgttataatAGGCCCCTAAGGTGGTATAATTAagataaatgaaaaatgtctttttgctagaagtagaataagatcttttcCCTCACTTTgtaatcagttgccctgttgaatgaatgaggtgtgaatgaggaaggcatggaaggcaggcacctccagacagctgcaacccttggagaggggatgggagccagaccaaggacaATTAAACTTGTCAAGTAGGGTGACTAGAGAAGAGCAGACATACTGATGACCTCAGGGCTTAGAAGCAAGCATCTTCCTCTGGGAACACCCtctttgcagcattgggacaacccccaggccagagaaaag contains:
- the CSRP2 gene encoding cysteine and glycine-rich protein 2, which codes for MPNWGGGNKCGACGRTVYHAEEVQCDGRSFHRCCFLCMVCRKNLDSTTVAIHDDEVYCKSCYGKKYGPKGYGYGQGAGTLNMDRGERLGIKHDNTPSPHRPTTSPNTSKFAQKFGGAEKCSRCGDSVYAAEKVIGAGKPWHKNCFRCAKCGKSLESTTLTEKEGEIYCKGCYAKNFGPKGFGYGQGAGALVHAQ